One window from the genome of Phycodurus eques isolate BA_2022a unplaced genomic scaffold, UOR_Pequ_1.1 contig_90, whole genome shotgun sequence encodes:
- the LOC133398374 gene encoding gastrula zinc finger protein XlCGF52.1-like, translated as MCARRTAEYEEELCGPKEEKEPQRQLLDAVFNRQPRIVLHRADVSKYLLPERQQSVSPHMKEEAEDEEVQHIKEEEEEFLHMKEEEQEDIIKVPSTGVPLKSEDEGRSEERRGAEPPNGNSSSDGDHCGGSQTDGDDDDDDVDEQLEGDMTYHISSKCWKCSKCRKTFASKRNFKRHMKIHTGEKPFACSVCGQRFSQNESLKIHTRTHTGEKPFACTVCDQRFSQRGHLTSHTRIHTGEKPFACSVCGQRFSRKIHLTSHTRTHTGEKPFACSVCGQRFSQKGTLKMHKRTHSGKKPFACSVCGQRFSPKESLKIHARTHTGEKPFACSVCGQRFSRKESLKVHTRTHTCEKPFGCSVCGQRFSQMGSLKIHTRTHTGEKPFACSVCDRRFSEKGHLTRHARTHTGEKPFSCSCCGQRFSRKDRVKTHKCPGETSSDQESL; from the exons atgtgtgcaaggaggacagcagagtacgaggaggaactttgtggcccaaaagaggagaaggagccacaacgtcaactactggacgctgtGTTCAATCGGCAACCTCGAATTGTGCTACACAGAGCAG ACGTCAGTAAATATCTTCTTCCTGAGCGGCAGCAGTCAGTGTCCCCTCACATGAAAGAGGAAGCGGAGGATGAAGAGGTTcaacacatcaaagaggaggaggaagagttccttcacatgaaagaggaagagcaggaggacATCATCAAGGttccatcgactggtgtccctttgaagagtgaagatgaaggtcgaAGTGAGGAGAGACGAGGGGCGGAGCCACCAAACGGCAACAGCTcaagtgatggagaccactgtggaggatcacaaacagacggtgatgatgatgatgatgatgttgatgaacagttggaaggtgatatgacatatCACATTTCCAGCaaatgctggaaatgttctaaatgtaGGAAAACCTTTGCTTCTAAGAGGAATTTCAAAcgacacatgaaaatacacactggtgagaagccatttgcctgctcagtttgtggtcaaagattctcccaaaatgaaagcttaaaaatacacacaagaacacacactggtgagaaaccttttgcctgcacagtttgtgatcaaagattctctcaaagGGGACATTTGACAAGCCACACAAGAATACACACaggagagaagccttttgcctgctcagtttgtggtcaaaggttcTCTCGAAAGATACATTTGACAAGTCACactagaacacacacaggagagaagccttttgcatgctcagtttgtggtcaaaggttctctcagaagggaaccttaaaaatgcacaaaagaaCCCACTCTGGTAAGaagccttttgcatgctcagtttgtgggcaaagGTTCTCTCCAAaggaaagcttaaaaatacacgcaagaacacacactggagagaagccttttgcatgctcagtttgtggtcaaagattctctcgaaAGGAAAGCTTAAaagtacacacaagaacacacacttgtgagaaaccttttggatgctcagtttgtggtcaaagattctcccaaatgggaagcttaaaaatacacacaagaacccacactggtgagaaaccttttgcatgctcagtttgtgatagacgattctctgaaaagggacatttgacacgtcacgcaagaacacacactggagagaaacctttttcctgctcatgttgtggtcaaagattctctcgtaagGATCGggttaagacacacaagtgtccTGGTGAGACAAGCAGTGATCAAGAAAGcctttaa